A genomic segment from Actinoplanes sichuanensis encodes:
- a CDS encoding polysaccharide deacetylase family protein, giving the protein MRNAIVSRRNVLAAGAAAAAVAAVGFSTMEADAATATATTSSVKTGKAAPGGGTAKTLVLYDNTGDYGWLGEVYATQVANLSSHFGSWTAAPVTGYKAGDLANHSALIYLGSTYDEPLPAAFLTDVAATTKPVIWVRDNIWQLTKLDGFAAKFGFTSGLYDFADVAEVSYKGRSLTRGADNKSGLMNLSVADAAKVTTLAAAKRADGSSLPWAVRSGNLTYVSEIPFSYVTHDDRYLIFADLLFDALAPSTKERHRALIRIEDIGPDSDPDELKAIADYLSSQKVPFSVAVYPRYRDPKGALNGGKAEDYTLAKKPLVVAALKYMQAKGGTLLMHGYTHQYGSVANPYDGVSANDFEFFMAHVDANDRVIYDGPVKEDSVAWATARMVASGAVFAATGLGTPKIFEFPHYAASPADYQAANTLFGKRYDRGLYFPGVLTGAKYDYPRQFGQFFPYTVRDVYGSVVVPENIGNVEPDAYNGHPPRLPADLVASAERNLVIRDGVASLFYHGYLGTDYLKQLVPGIIKAGYTFVSAETMLNG; this is encoded by the coding sequence TCGGTTTCAGCACCATGGAGGCGGACGCCGCCACCGCGACCGCGACCACTTCGTCGGTCAAGACCGGCAAGGCGGCTCCCGGTGGGGGCACGGCCAAGACCCTGGTGTTGTACGACAACACGGGCGACTACGGCTGGCTGGGCGAGGTCTACGCCACCCAGGTCGCGAACCTGAGCTCGCACTTCGGCTCCTGGACGGCCGCTCCGGTGACCGGCTACAAGGCCGGCGACCTGGCGAACCACTCGGCGCTGATCTACCTGGGCTCGACCTACGACGAGCCGCTGCCGGCCGCGTTCCTGACCGACGTGGCCGCCACCACCAAGCCGGTGATCTGGGTCCGGGACAACATCTGGCAGCTGACCAAACTGGACGGTTTCGCCGCGAAGTTCGGTTTCACCAGTGGTCTCTACGACTTCGCCGACGTGGCCGAGGTGTCCTACAAGGGCCGCTCGCTGACCCGTGGCGCGGACAACAAGTCGGGCCTGATGAACCTGTCGGTGGCCGACGCCGCGAAGGTCACCACGCTGGCCGCGGCCAAGCGTGCGGACGGCTCCTCGCTGCCGTGGGCGGTGCGGTCGGGCAACCTGACCTACGTCAGTGAGATCCCGTTCTCGTACGTCACCCACGACGACCGGTACCTGATCTTCGCGGACCTGCTGTTCGACGCCCTCGCGCCGAGCACCAAGGAGCGGCACCGGGCCCTGATCCGGATCGAGGACATCGGCCCGGACTCCGACCCGGACGAGCTGAAGGCGATCGCCGACTACCTGTCGTCGCAGAAGGTGCCGTTCAGTGTCGCCGTCTACCCGCGTTACCGGGACCCGAAGGGCGCCCTGAACGGCGGCAAGGCCGAGGACTACACCCTGGCGAAGAAGCCGCTGGTGGTCGCCGCCCTGAAGTACATGCAGGCCAAGGGTGGCACGCTGCTGATGCACGGCTACACCCACCAGTACGGCTCGGTGGCCAACCCGTACGACGGGGTCAGCGCCAACGACTTCGAGTTCTTCATGGCGCACGTCGACGCCAACGACCGGGTGATCTACGACGGCCCGGTCAAGGAGGACTCGGTCGCCTGGGCCACCGCGCGGATGGTCGCGTCCGGTGCGGTCTTCGCGGCCACCGGTCTCGGCACCCCGAAGATCTTCGAGTTCCCGCACTACGCGGCCAGCCCGGCCGACTACCAGGCGGCGAACACCCTGTTCGGCAAGCGGTACGACCGGGGCCTCTACTTCCCGGGTGTGCTGACCGGCGCCAAGTACGACTACCCCCGGCAGTTCGGCCAGTTCTTCCCCTACACGGTCCGCGACGTGTACGGCTCGGTCGTGGTGCCGGAGAACATCGGCAACGTGGAGCCGGACGCCTACAACGGGCACCCGCCGCGGCTGCCGGCCGACCTGGTCGCCAGCGCCGAGCGCAACCTGGTGATCCGGGACGGCGTGGCGAGCCTCTTTTACCACGGGTATCTCGGCACCGACTACCTCAAGCAGCTCGTACCGGGCATCATCAAGGCCGGCTACACCTTCGTGAGCGCCGAAACCATGCTGAACGGCTGA
- a CDS encoding VOC family protein, with amino-acid sequence MAYDFQVTVDCTEPHTLADWWAETLGWNVEPQDEAFIKDMVAKGYATDDETTHHRGKLVWRTGAAILHPENGRRLLFQFDEAAKTVKNRWHVDVRVGADHRDAERDKLVARGATFLWEASQGPHAWFTMADPEGNEFCIS; translated from the coding sequence ATGGCTTACGACTTCCAGGTCACCGTGGACTGCACCGAACCGCACACCCTCGCCGACTGGTGGGCCGAGACGCTCGGTTGGAACGTGGAGCCCCAGGACGAGGCGTTCATCAAGGACATGGTCGCCAAGGGGTACGCCACCGACGACGAGACCACCCACCACCGGGGGAAGCTGGTCTGGCGTACCGGAGCGGCGATCCTGCACCCGGAGAACGGCCGGCGGCTCCTGTTCCAATTCGACGAAGCCGCCAAGACCGTCAAGAACCGCTGGCACGTCGACGTCCGGGTAGGCGCCGACCACCGGGACGCCGAACGCGACAAGCTGGTCGCGCGCGGCGCCACCTTCCTCTGGGAGGCCAGTCAGGGCCCGCACGCGTGGTTCACGATGGCCGATCCGGAGGGCAACGAGTTCTGCA